In Microplitis demolitor isolate Queensland-Clemson2020A chromosome 9, iyMicDemo2.1a, whole genome shotgun sequence, one genomic interval encodes:
- the LOC103571584 gene encoding putative ankyrin repeat protein RF_0381: MESLNYDIVKYLIDNGVDINVALENFDSTTGETALHLAAATGTKEIIKLLLDNNANINAKNIKGITPIIKAVKANNHDAMDALMEYRPDLFCTYDKYRYRATIFHAAISSYNWKFLFDWLFILADTRDDNNNSFFSFFESQLLLHYALSIIRDEDKIIMFLLEVGLDVNALDSNGKLAIE; the protein is encoded by the coding sequence ATGGAATCCTTGAATTATGATATCGTCAAGTATCTCATAGATAATGGCGTAGATATTAATGTCGCgttggaaaattttgattccACTACTGGAGAAACTGCATTGCACCTTGCCGCGGCAACAGGAACAaaggaaattataaaattattattagataacAATGCCAACATTAATGCTAAGAATATAAAAGGAATCACTCCTATTATCAAAGCTGTTAAAGCTAACAACCATGATGCCATGGATGCATTGATGGAATATAGACCTGATCTTTTTTGTACATATGACAAATATCGTTACAGAGCAACGATATTTCATGCAGCTATTTCAAGTTATAACtggaaatttttgtttgattgGTTATTTATACTTGCTGATACGcgtgatgataataataatagtttctTTTCGTTCTTTGAATCCCAACTGTTACTTCATTACGCGCTCTCGATAATAAGGGACGAGGATAAGATCATTATGTTTCTGCTTGAAGTTGGTCTTGATGTTAATGCTTTGGATTCTAATGGTAAATTAGCTATCGAGTAG